One genomic region from Neisseria weaveri encodes:
- a CDS encoding Cof-type HAD-IIB family hydrolase, with the protein MLTPKIIFFDIDDTIYQKSGDILRPSVLQAMLALKQQGILTAISTGRPFAAIPPKVHDVIRQAGIDLIMTTNGQIIRHRGEILDKQPLDKAKIEKMCVFLENRKIPYAFVADHTIAVSESVPLVEDALTGIIPDYPTDKYFYRNHDVFQMLVFYPEHQDIVSSEAAKYGYKTVRWHPNAVDMLDISSSKARGIRHALSLLAIKPEQTMAFGDGLNDIEMMQAVGFGVAMGNGHPELKAAADYICPAVGEDGIFKGLQALKLIA; encoded by the coding sequence ATGCTTACCCCTAAAATCATTTTCTTTGATATCGACGATACGATTTACCAAAAATCCGGCGATATTTTACGCCCGTCGGTATTACAGGCCATGTTGGCATTAAAACAGCAAGGTATCTTAACCGCCATTTCCACCGGTCGTCCTTTTGCGGCCATTCCGCCCAAAGTGCACGACGTTATCCGCCAAGCAGGAATCGATCTGATCATGACAACCAACGGACAGATCATCCGTCATCGCGGCGAAATTCTCGACAAACAGCCGTTAGATAAGGCAAAAATCGAAAAAATGTGTGTATTTTTGGAAAACCGCAAAATTCCCTACGCTTTTGTCGCCGACCACACCATCGCCGTTTCAGAGTCGGTACCATTGGTTGAAGATGCGCTAACCGGCATTATTCCCGATTATCCGACTGACAAATATTTTTACCGCAACCACGACGTGTTTCAAATGCTGGTTTTCTATCCGGAACATCAAGATATCGTCAGCAGCGAAGCCGCAAAATACGGTTACAAAACCGTCCGCTGGCACCCGAATGCCGTCGATATGCTCGATATTTCCAGCTCCAAAGCCCGAGGCATCCGCCACGCCCTATCGCTGTTGGCCATCAAACCCGAACAAACAATGGCTTTCGGCGACGGATTGAACGACATAGAAATGATGCAGGCCGTCGGTTTCGGCGTTGCGATGGGCAACGGACATCCTGAATTGAAAGCCGCTGCCGACTATATTTGCCCGGCAGTCGGTGAAGACGGCATTTTCAAAGGCTTGCAGGCTTTAAAACTGATTGCCTGA
- the pta gene encoding phosphate acetyltransferase produces MANVLVVPVSGRIDSYAAVEAVSKALPNATAFRAFDDAGQAELLICTGKGDDWLDKLVSDIAALNTENVVIEGAKPDLECSVLPTKNLEIALSVDANVVFVAKADDDAQSVAKRLNMVKQIYTTAAGILAGFVLEQENDALGAAISEHTGLAYLGSVNNIKDTAAVLKVTNRMSPAQFRVSMMEAARKANKRIVLPEGAEPRTVQAAAICHEKGIARCVLLAPRAEVEAVAKERGITLPDSLEIIDPATLIEQYVEPMCELRKSKGLTPEQAREQLQDTVVLGTMMMAQNDVDGLVSGAVHTTANTIRPALQLIKTAPGASLVSSVFFMLLPNQVLVYGDCAVNPDPTAEQLADIAIQSADSAKAFGIEPKVAMISYSTGTSGAGPAVEKVAQATEIAKAKRPDLDIDGPLQYDAATVPSVAKSKAPGSTVAGQATVLVFPDLNTGNCTYKAVQRNANVLSVGPMLQGLRKPVNDLSRGALVDDIVYTVALTAIQAVQMAQ; encoded by the coding sequence ATGGCTAATGTATTAGTTGTACCTGTTTCCGGCCGTATCGACAGCTACGCAGCCGTCGAAGCGGTTTCAAAGGCTCTGCCAAACGCCACCGCATTCCGTGCGTTTGACGATGCAGGTCAAGCCGAATTATTGATTTGCACAGGCAAAGGCGACGACTGGCTGGACAAACTGGTTTCCGACATCGCCGCCCTGAATACTGAAAATGTCGTTATCGAAGGTGCCAAACCCGATTTGGAATGCTCGGTTTTACCGACTAAAAACTTGGAAATCGCCTTATCCGTAGATGCCAACGTCGTTTTCGTCGCCAAAGCAGACGACGATGCCCAAAGCGTCGCCAAACGCCTGAACATGGTTAAACAAATCTATACGACCGCCGCAGGCATTCTCGCCGGCTTCGTATTGGAACAAGAAAACGACGCATTGGGCGCCGCCATTTCCGAACATACCGGCTTAGCCTATCTCGGCTCCGTAAACAACATCAAAGATACTGCCGCCGTATTGAAAGTTACCAACCGCATGTCTCCGGCACAATTCCGTGTCAGCATGATGGAAGCCGCGCGCAAAGCCAACAAACGGATCGTCTTGCCGGAAGGCGCCGAACCGCGCACCGTACAGGCCGCCGCCATCTGCCATGAAAAAGGCATTGCCCGTTGCGTATTGCTGGCACCGCGTGCCGAAGTGGAAGCAGTTGCCAAAGAACGCGGCATTACCTTGCCCGATTCTTTGGAAATCATCGATCCGGCCACATTAATCGAACAATATGTAGAGCCCATGTGCGAACTGCGTAAGAGCAAAGGCTTAACACCCGAGCAAGCACGCGAACAGCTGCAAGATACCGTAGTTTTGGGCACCATGATGATGGCTCAAAACGATGTAGACGGCTTGGTATCAGGCGCGGTTCACACCACCGCCAACACCATCCGCCCTGCTTTGCAGTTGATTAAAACCGCCCCTGGCGCCAGCTTGGTATCGAGCGTATTCTTCATGCTGCTGCCGAATCAAGTTTTGGTTTATGGCGACTGCGCCGTCAATCCCGACCCGACCGCAGAACAATTGGCCGATATCGCCATCCAATCTGCAGACTCGGCCAAAGCATTCGGCATCGAGCCCAAAGTAGCCATGATTTCTTACTCTACCGGCACGTCAGGCGCAGGCCCAGCAGTAGAAAAAGTAGCCCAAGCGACCGAAATCGCCAAAGCCAAACGCCCGGATTTGGACATCGACGGCCCGCTGCAATACGACGCGGCAACCGTACCGAGCGTGGCAAAATCCAAAGCCCCCGGCAGCACCGTTGCAGGCCAAGCTACCGTATTGGTATTCCCGGATTTGAACACCGGCAACTGTACATACAAAGCAGTACAGCGCAATGCCAACGTATTGAGCGTAGGCCCGATGCTGCAAGGCCTGCGTAAACCTGTAAACGACCTGTCCCGCGGCGCCCTGGTAGACGACATCGTTTACACCGTTGCATTGACCGCGATTCAAGCTGTTCAAATGGCTCAATAA
- a CDS encoding DNA adenine methylase: MPTNKPAPLVPWMGGKRRLAKHLLPMFPEHQCYVELFAGGAALFFLRPQPAKCEVLNDLNGQLINLYRVVQHHFDEFVRQFEWTLTSREVFARLQSTPPECMTDIQRAARFFYLQHTAFGGKTIDQHFGTATTGAGFKAADIAGRLKAAQQRLSGVYIENEPWEKCFKRYDREHTFFYADPPYWQLAGYDRAFDWAQYELLAKMMGECKGKVMLSINDHPDILELFKNFRIHRLELAYSICRDKTQKTSGELVICNW; this comes from the coding sequence ATGCCCACCAACAAACCCGCGCCGTTAGTTCCGTGGATGGGCGGCAAACGCCGCTTGGCCAAACACCTGCTCCCTATGTTTCCCGAGCACCAATGCTACGTGGAGTTGTTCGCAGGCGGTGCTGCTCTGTTTTTTCTGCGGCCTCAGCCCGCCAAGTGTGAAGTGCTTAACGACCTCAACGGCCAACTCATCAACTTATATAGAGTTGTACAGCACCACTTCGACGAGTTCGTGCGCCAGTTTGAATGGACATTGACCAGCCGCGAAGTGTTCGCCCGTCTGCAATCCACCCCGCCTGAGTGCATGACCGACATCCAGCGGGCGGCACGTTTCTTCTACCTGCAACACACCGCCTTCGGCGGCAAAACCATCGACCAACATTTCGGCACGGCCACTACAGGTGCAGGCTTTAAAGCCGCCGACATAGCAGGCCGTCTGAAAGCAGCGCAGCAACGCCTGAGCGGTGTATATATAGAGAACGAACCGTGGGAAAAGTGCTTCAAACGCTATGACCGCGAACACACCTTCTTCTACGCCGACCCGCCTTATTGGCAGCTTGCCGGCTACGACCGCGCCTTTGATTGGGCACAGTACGAACTACTGGCCAAGATGATGGGGGAGTGTAAAGGCAAGGTCATGCTGTCCATCAACGACCACCCGGATATTCTCGAGCTGTTTAAAAACTTCCGCATCCACCGCCTCGAGCTTGCCTATTCAATCTGCCGTGATAAAACGCAAAAGACCAGCGGCGAGCTGGTCATCTGCAACTGGTAG
- a CDS encoding Com family DNA-binding transcriptional regulator: MQKMKHRCKNCNKLLAIGIGRFEIKCPRCHTLNNISSLTTQNAGEHPIPKESICPPTNPRR, encoded by the coding sequence ATGCAAAAAATGAAACATCGTTGCAAAAATTGTAACAAGCTGTTGGCAATCGGCATCGGCCGCTTTGAAATCAAGTGTCCGCGTTGCCATACGCTCAACAACATAAGCTCTTTAACAACTCAGAATGCCGGTGAGCATCCAATCCCAAAGGAAAGTATATGCCCACCAACAAACCCGCGCCGTTAG
- a CDS encoding phage tail protein has protein sequence MANLNETATWEAGIYQWETSDPVQGGPNGIDNKPTRQLANRTLWLKTEIAKAVASIGKNKTDGENMFARKTTNLTAGAGLTGGGTLGGNVQFALGTPGTCSGNTTNWAGSDTHTHQLAAASPTVAGVAKLINNLTTDDADSALSAAMGKKLAEEKIPNTTQDFMRTLGEFNPGKSGFVRTNGGSLNGNILPSMEIHIGHPGYAHGAHSRGIGFAYGTSWGIYTTAWDGTGNYRGYKEILTEENGVMLTGNQTVNGVKTFAGLLTAGRAEHWSKMRMPVQSGGHWFLEANPQSNLADGATLKFNIKYEQESGQVRYIHFPELGNNNHMVAYQDWVTTKINAATGAVNDKIANATPSGMVAYFAGANPPPGWLKANGAAVSRTTYAALFAAIGTTYGAGDGRTTFNLPDLRGEFVRGLDDGRGIDSGRALGSRQIGTVVGADSQDGAATIGVAIAGIKSNYAQTAGSLGMDTVDMSDYSNARLVWSGGRQSGLQAANPDSNGHFSGVARPRNIALLACIKI, from the coding sequence ATGGCAAACCTAAACGAAACCGCTACTTGGGAAGCTGGAATCTACCAGTGGGAAACCTCAGACCCGGTACAGGGCGGCCCAAACGGTATCGACAATAAGCCTACCCGTCAGTTGGCCAACCGCACGCTATGGCTGAAAACCGAAATTGCCAAAGCCGTAGCCAGCATCGGCAAAAACAAAACCGACGGCGAGAATATGTTTGCCCGCAAAACCACAAACCTAACCGCCGGAGCCGGTTTAACGGGTGGCGGCACGTTGGGCGGCAATGTCCAATTTGCACTCGGCACGCCGGGCACATGCAGCGGCAACACGACCAACTGGGCAGGTAGCGACACCCATACCCATCAGCTTGCCGCCGCATCGCCGACCGTGGCGGGTGTGGCTAAGTTGATTAATAACCTGACTACGGACGATGCCGATAGTGCATTGTCGGCCGCAATGGGAAAAAAATTAGCCGAAGAAAAAATACCAAATACCACACAAGACTTTATGCGTACATTGGGCGAGTTTAATCCCGGTAAAAGCGGATTTGTCCGTACAAACGGGGGTAGCTTGAACGGTAATATTCTACCCAGCATGGAGATACATATCGGTCATCCCGGCTATGCCCATGGTGCACACTCGCGCGGTATCGGGTTTGCCTACGGGACGAGCTGGGGCATCTACACAACCGCTTGGGACGGGACAGGTAACTACCGAGGATATAAAGAAATCCTGACCGAAGAAAACGGCGTGATGCTTACAGGCAATCAAACCGTCAACGGTGTTAAAACTTTCGCCGGACTTTTGACGGCAGGCCGCGCCGAACATTGGAGCAAGATGCGTATGCCCGTGCAGAGTGGCGGGCATTGGTTTCTCGAAGCTAATCCACAATCCAACCTTGCCGACGGCGCAACCTTAAAGTTCAACATCAAATATGAACAAGAAAGCGGGCAAGTTCGGTATATACATTTCCCCGAGTTGGGCAACAATAACCACATGGTTGCATATCAAGATTGGGTGACAACCAAAATCAATGCTGCAACAGGCGCGGTTAACGACAAAATTGCCAACGCCACGCCGTCGGGCATGGTGGCTTACTTTGCCGGAGCCAACCCGCCGCCGGGCTGGCTCAAAGCCAACGGCGCAGCCGTATCCCGCACTACCTATGCCGCCCTGTTTGCCGCCATCGGCACAACCTACGGCGCAGGCGACGGGCGCACTACCTTTAATCTGCCCGACTTGCGCGGCGAGTTTGTCCGCGGCTTGGACGACGGGCGCGGGATTGATAGTGGCCGTGCGTTGGGCAGCCGTCAGATCGGTACGGTTGTCGGCGCCGACAGCCAAGATGGCGCGGCAACAATAGGCGTAGCCATCGCGGGCATCAAGAGTAATTACGCCCAAACGGCAGGATCATTGGGTATGGATACCGTTGATATGTCGGATTACTCCAATGCGCGCTTGGTTTGGTCGGGCGGCAGGCAATCAGGATTGCAAGCGGCCAACCCCGACAGCAACGGCCACTTTAGCGGCGTTGCCCGCCCCCGCAATATCGCATTACTGGCCTGCATCAAGATTTAA
- a CDS encoding phage tail protein: MAKLTYADIIERDQHYKMLADLGLRFNGIDTVKLMPRLVELVAPEHLELLAESRSILGADGYWLAESDQMRRRLIKGAYELHRYKGTPWAVREIVRRLGFGEVQIIEGMGNKHHNGEITRDGTYSHGHSDRWAHYRIIMNNVITNDQAALLRHTLRAFAPARCILAALDYQASALRHNGRALRDGRFNRGTA; encoded by the coding sequence ATGGCTAAATTAACCTACGCCGACATCATTGAGAGGGATCAGCATTACAAAATGCTGGCCGATTTGGGTTTGCGCTTCAACGGTATCGATACCGTGAAACTTATGCCGCGTTTGGTCGAGCTGGTTGCTCCCGAACATCTCGAGCTGCTCGCCGAGAGCCGCAGCATATTAGGCGCGGACGGCTATTGGCTGGCCGAAAGCGACCAAATGCGCCGCCGCCTGATTAAAGGTGCCTACGAGCTGCACCGCTACAAAGGCACGCCGTGGGCAGTCCGCGAAATCGTGCGGCGGCTCGGGTTCGGCGAAGTGCAGATTATCGAAGGCATGGGTAACAAACACCACAACGGCGAGATTACCCGCGACGGCACTTACAGCCACGGCCACAGCGACCGTTGGGCGCACTACCGCATCATCATGAATAACGTCATTACCAATGATCAGGCAGCACTACTGCGCCATACCCTAAGAGCATTTGCGCCCGCCCGCTGCATATTGGCTGCGTTGGATTACCAAGCCAGCGCATTGAGACACAACGGCCGCGCTTTACGCGACGGCAGATTTAATCGAGGAACCGCATAA
- a CDS encoding baseplate assembly protein: MDLSKLRREDVKAVDDDLAKVLAETIADYESRSGKVLQPAHIERLLINTYAYREMLVRKAVNEAYRQQHPRFATGLMLDLCGDDVNTPRLQASAARCTIRFTAALSGIQTVFIPVGTLVSVDDVSFETTESGTLSANRSTLDLQAVCTQNGAVGNGWSAGQISRLANQPVAGIEVKAANTTVPAGGADVESDDAYRVRILLAPESFSVAGPVGAYEYFARRVNPTICDVHVDHKRTPAGEPIGGQVEVTVLTTGGQPSSELINEVTRALSDERVRPLCDTVTVAAPTAVDYALDAELVLFNGVHADEAVAAAKAAWSAYESARREKLGLDIVPLDIQTALKVPGVYNVVLKNLPLRVVKANQWSRCTSVSITAAAEYADG, translated from the coding sequence ATGGATTTGAGCAAACTCAGGCGCGAAGACGTTAAAGCGGTTGATGACGATTTGGCCAAAGTGTTGGCCGAAACCATTGCCGACTACGAATCACGCAGCGGCAAAGTGTTGCAGCCCGCCCATATCGAGCGGCTGCTGATTAACACCTATGCCTACCGCGAAATGCTGGTGCGTAAGGCCGTAAACGAAGCCTACCGCCAGCAGCATCCCCGTTTTGCTACGGGATTGATGCTGGATTTGTGCGGCGATGATGTCAACACGCCGCGCCTGCAGGCATCGGCCGCGCGCTGCACCATCCGTTTTACTGCCGCCCTAAGCGGCATTCAGACGGTCTTTATCCCCGTCGGTACGCTCGTCTCGGTAGATGATGTGTCATTTGAAACCACCGAATCAGGCACTTTATCGGCCAACCGTAGCACGCTTGATTTGCAGGCCGTCTGCACGCAGAACGGAGCGGTCGGCAACGGCTGGTCTGCTGGGCAGATTAGCCGCTTGGCCAATCAGCCGGTGGCAGGCATTGAGGTTAAAGCCGCCAACACCACCGTGCCTGCGGGCGGGGCGGACGTGGAATCGGACGATGCCTACCGCGTGCGTATTTTGCTGGCGCCGGAGAGCTTTTCGGTAGCCGGGCCGGTGGGCGCGTATGAATACTTCGCCCGCCGTGTGAATCCGACGATTTGCGATGTGCATGTCGACCATAAGCGCACCCCTGCCGGAGAGCCGATTGGAGGCCAAGTCGAGGTAACCGTACTGACTACCGGCGGCCAGCCGTCGTCCGAACTGATTAACGAAGTGACCCGCGCCTTGTCGGACGAGCGTGTACGCCCGTTGTGCGACACCGTTACGGTTGCCGCTCCCACGGCCGTGGATTATGCGCTGGATGCCGAACTGGTGCTGTTTAACGGTGTGCACGCGGATGAAGCGGTAGCGGCCGCCAAAGCGGCATGGTCGGCCTACGAGTCCGCCCGCCGCGAAAAACTCGGGCTGGACATTGTGCCTTTGGATATTCAGACGGCCTTGAAAGTGCCCGGTGTTTACAACGTAGTGCTGAAGAATCTGCCGCTGCGCGTGGTTAAGGCCAATCAGTGGTCACGCTGTACATCGGTAAGCATTACCGCTGCCGCGGAGTACGCCGATGGCTAA
- a CDS encoding GPW/gp25 family protein: MQYATPISKHWQLAREGNGLAQGADDIDLCIHNILATRKGSDVTRPDFGSNHFDYLDTPEDVFIPNAVREVMLAINTWEKRAVVEKIDFGGHAPHLTMTVFWRVTDDVSGEIYATSVNLERASWI, encoded by the coding sequence ATGCAATACGCCACACCGATATCCAAGCATTGGCAGCTTGCCCGCGAGGGCAACGGCTTGGCGCAGGGTGCGGACGATATCGACCTGTGTATCCACAACATTTTGGCGACCCGCAAAGGGTCGGATGTTACCCGCCCTGATTTCGGCAGCAATCATTTTGATTATCTAGATACCCCTGAAGACGTGTTTATCCCCAACGCCGTGCGCGAAGTCATGCTCGCTATCAACACGTGGGAAAAACGCGCGGTGGTTGAAAAAATCGACTTCGGCGGCCATGCCCCGCATCTGACGATGACGGTATTTTGGCGGGTAACGGATGACGTATCGGGCGAGATTTACGCCACATCGGTCAACTTGGAGCGGGCATCATGGATTTGA
- a CDS encoding phage baseplate assembly protein V yields MMLPNHDFTATLQFGIVSAVDEAAHNLRVRLPSLENMETDWLPMITPAAGGNRFYSLPDEGEQVVCLLDARGENGVVLGATYNTADKPPAASKDVWMRRFKNGTVIKHDRKTGNIDVQTQGTVTIAAPDTIITGNTTVMGLLTYQGGMSGSGGAGAAAVIDGAVQATGVISSDSDVTANGISLTGHTHTGDSGGATGTPN; encoded by the coding sequence ATGATGCTGCCCAATCATGATTTTACTGCCACGCTGCAATTCGGCATCGTCTCGGCCGTTGACGAAGCCGCCCACAATCTGCGTGTGCGGCTGCCCTCGTTAGAGAATATGGAAACCGACTGGCTGCCGATGATTACGCCCGCGGCGGGCGGCAATCGGTTTTACAGCCTGCCGGATGAGGGAGAGCAAGTAGTCTGCCTGCTCGATGCCCGTGGCGAAAACGGCGTGGTGCTGGGTGCGACTTACAATACGGCCGACAAACCGCCCGCGGCCAGTAAAGATGTGTGGATGCGCCGTTTTAAAAACGGCACGGTGATCAAGCATGACCGTAAAACGGGCAATATCGACGTTCAGACGCAAGGTACGGTAACCATCGCCGCCCCCGATACCATTATTACCGGCAATACCACCGTAATGGGGTTGCTGACCTATCAGGGTGGTATGTCCGGCTCGGGTGGTGCAGGCGCAGCCGCCGTAATTGACGGTGCCGTTCAGGCAACCGGCGTAATCAGTTCGGATAGCGACGTGACAGCTAACGGCATCAGCCTGACCGGCCACACCCATACCGGCGACTCAGGTGGTGCGACCGGTACTCCTAATTAA